One stretch of Cedecea neteri DNA includes these proteins:
- the csrD gene encoding RNase E specificity factor CsrD, which yields MRLTTKLSAFITLLTGLAIIVTLVGCLLSFYNSVHDKTQQRILTVATIIDNQLVSHSPQQLADRFSELMMPVDITEIRLLADKSYLFLHALPEGYRPTGTQYTYRTLNVALMKHPGMTLHLTYRDPISVYYHAMFTTTPLTAAVAFMLGVLFIAGRWLKRQLSGQELLEIRAGKIISGERGAEVRGTVHEWPPLVSSALDTLLSDLQSAGEQRSRVDTLIRAFAAQDIKTGLNNRLFFDNQLATLLEGQEQVGAHGVVMIIRLPDFELLKETWGNGPVEEYLFTLVNLLSTFVMRYPGALLARYFRSDFAVLLPHRTLKEADGIASQLLNSVDALPPTRMVDRSDMLHIGICAWRSGQTKEQVMEHAEIATRNAAFQGANSWSVYDDKLPEQGRGNVKWRTLLEQILKQGGPRFYQKPAVDRDGAVLHREIMCRIFDGEQEVLSAEYMPMVRQFGLSEQYDRQVVSRLLPLLNFWPEETLAIQITVDSLIRAPFQRWLRDSLMQCEKSKRSRILFELAEADVCQHISRLQHVVRLITALGARVVVIQAGLTVVSTTYIKELDVELIKLHPGLVRNIGKRTENQLFVKSLVEACNGTRTRVFATGVRTRGEWQTLIDNGVAGAQGDFIAASQPLDSNVKKYSQRYSV from the coding sequence ATGCGATTAACGACGAAACTCTCAGCTTTTATCACCCTTCTCACCGGGCTTGCGATTATCGTAACGCTGGTGGGGTGCCTGTTAAGCTTCTATAACTCGGTCCATGATAAAACTCAGCAGCGTATCCTGACCGTTGCCACCATTATTGATAATCAGCTGGTTTCACATTCACCCCAGCAGCTCGCGGATCGCTTCAGCGAACTGATGATGCCGGTTGATATTACGGAAATTCGCCTGCTGGCGGATAAAAGCTACCTTTTCCTGCACGCTTTACCCGAGGGCTATCGCCCGACGGGCACGCAATACACCTACCGCACCCTCAATGTTGCCCTGATGAAGCACCCAGGGATGACCCTGCATTTGACCTATCGTGACCCGATTTCCGTCTACTACCACGCGATGTTTACCACTACGCCATTGACTGCGGCGGTCGCTTTTATGCTGGGGGTTCTGTTCATTGCAGGGCGCTGGCTCAAGCGTCAGCTTTCAGGGCAGGAGCTTTTAGAAATAAGGGCCGGGAAAATCATTAGCGGGGAACGTGGGGCTGAGGTTCGCGGCACCGTGCATGAGTGGCCACCGCTGGTGAGCAGCGCGCTGGATACCTTACTTTCAGATTTGCAAAGCGCCGGCGAGCAGCGCAGCCGTGTGGATACCCTGATCAGGGCCTTTGCCGCTCAGGATATTAAAACCGGGCTGAATAATCGCCTGTTCTTTGATAACCAGCTCGCAACGCTGCTGGAAGGCCAGGAGCAGGTCGGCGCCCACGGCGTGGTGATGATTATTCGCCTGCCGGATTTCGAGCTGTTAAAAGAGACCTGGGGCAACGGCCCGGTAGAAGAATATTTATTCACTTTGGTTAATCTGCTCTCAACCTTTGTGATGCGCTATCCCGGCGCTCTGCTGGCTCGCTATTTCCGCAGTGATTTTGCGGTTCTGCTGCCGCACCGTACCCTAAAAGAGGCCGACGGTATCGCCAGCCAGCTGCTGAATTCCGTCGATGCGCTGCCGCCCACCCGTATGGTTGACCGGAGCGATATGCTGCACATCGGCATTTGCGCCTGGCGCAGTGGGCAGACAAAAGAACAGGTGATGGAACATGCGGAAATCGCCACCCGCAATGCCGCTTTCCAGGGGGCAAACAGCTGGTCGGTCTACGATGACAAGCTGCCGGAGCAGGGGCGAGGCAACGTGAAGTGGCGCACCTTGCTTGAGCAAATCCTGAAGCAGGGCGGCCCACGTTTTTACCAGAAACCTGCGGTCGATCGCGACGGTGCCGTTCTTCACCGTGAAATCATGTGCCGTATTTTTGACGGCGAGCAGGAAGTCTTGTCGGCAGAGTATATGCCGATGGTCAGGCAGTTCGGTTTGTCAGAGCAATATGATCGCCAGGTGGTGTCCCGGCTTTTGCCGCTGCTGAACTTCTGGCCGGAAGAAACGCTTGCGATTCAAATCACCGTCGACTCGTTGATCCGTGCCCCATTCCAGCGCTGGCTGCGTGATTCTCTGATGCAGTGCGAAAAATCGAAGCGCTCACGGATTCTTTTTGAACTTGCTGAGGCAGATGTATGTCAACACATCAGCCGTTTACAACATGTTGTTCGCTTAATCACCGCATTAGGGGCAAGGGTGGTGGTTATCCAGGCGGGGTTAACGGTGGTCAGCACAACCTATATTAAAGAGCTGGATGTGGAGTTGATCAAGCTGCATCCTGGTCTGGTCAGAAACATCGGCAAGCGTACTGAAAACCAGCTCTTTGTTAAGAGCCTGGTTGAGGCCTGTAACGGCACGCGAACCCGTGTTTTTGCAACGGGAGTGAGGACCCGAGGCGAATGGCAGACGCTGATTGATAACGGGGTGGCAGGGGCACAAGGTGATTTTATCGCCGCATCTCAGCCGCTTGACAGTAATGTGAAAAAATATTCACAAAGATACTCGGTTTAA
- the mreB gene encoding rod shape-determining protein MreB, whose translation MLKKFRGMFSNDLSIDLGTANTLIYVKGQGIVLNEPSVVAIRQDRAGSPKSVAAVGHDAKQMLGRTPGNIAAIRPMKDGVIADFFVTEKMLQHFIKQVHSNSFMRPSPRVLVCVPVGATQVERRAIRESAQGAGAREVFLIEEPMAAAIGAGLPVSEATGSMVVDIGGGTTEVAVISLNGVVYSSSVRIGGDRFDEAIINYVRRNYGSLIGEATAERIKHEIGSAYPGDEVREIEVRGRNLAEGVPRGFTLNSNEILEALQEPLTGIVSAVMVALEQCPPELASDISERGMVLTGGGALLRNLDRLLMEETGIPVVVAEDPLTCVARGGGKALEMIDMHGGDLFSEE comes from the coding sequence ATGTTGAAAAAATTTCGTGGCATGTTTTCCAATGACCTGTCCATTGACCTGGGTACTGCGAATACCCTGATTTATGTGAAAGGACAAGGCATCGTACTGAATGAGCCCTCCGTCGTGGCCATTCGCCAGGACCGTGCCGGCTCGCCGAAAAGCGTTGCGGCCGTGGGCCATGATGCTAAACAGATGCTGGGCCGTACGCCGGGCAATATCGCGGCTATTCGTCCGATGAAAGACGGCGTTATCGCTGACTTCTTCGTGACCGAAAAAATGCTGCAGCACTTTATCAAACAGGTTCACAGCAACAGCTTCATGCGCCCAAGCCCGCGCGTGCTGGTGTGCGTGCCGGTAGGGGCTACCCAGGTTGAACGTCGTGCTATCCGTGAGTCCGCTCAGGGCGCCGGTGCACGTGAAGTATTCCTGATTGAAGAACCAATGGCTGCGGCAATTGGCGCAGGCCTGCCGGTTTCTGAAGCAACCGGCTCGATGGTTGTTGATATCGGTGGTGGTACCACCGAAGTGGCCGTTATCTCCCTGAACGGCGTGGTTTACTCCTCTTCCGTGCGCATCGGCGGCGACCGCTTTGATGAAGCCATTATTAATTATGTGCGCCGTAACTACGGTTCTCTGATTGGTGAAGCTACCGCTGAACGCATCAAGCACGAAATCGGTTCTGCCTACCCAGGCGACGAAGTGCGTGAGATCGAAGTTCGCGGTCGTAACCTGGCTGAAGGTGTTCCACGCGGCTTTACCCTGAACTCTAACGAAATCCTCGAAGCACTGCAGGAGCCATTGACCGGTATTGTTAGCGCGGTTATGGTTGCGCTGGAACAGTGTCCGCCAGAGCTGGCTTCCGATATCTCCGAGCGCGGTATGGTACTGACCGGCGGTGGCGCATTGCTGCGTAACCTCGATCGCCTGCTGATGGAAGAGACGGGTATCCCGGTAGTAGTTGCAGAAGATCCACTGACCTGTGTTGCCCGCGGCGGCGGCAAGGCACTGGAAATGATCGACATGCACGGCGGCGACTTGTTTAGCGAAGAGTAA